The Pseudodesulfovibrio sediminis genome includes the window CTCCACCGGCGTGATGCCGTCCGCCTTGAACTGCGCCACGGCAAAATCAGCGGCCTGTTGAGCGCTCTGTACCTGGGAAGCGTCTTCGGCCACGGACAGAATGGAGACATCACATCCGCAGGCGTGGGCGTAGTGGATTGCCTTGTGCAGCATGGTGGTGGAGCGCTCGGAACCATCCACACACACCAGATGGCCACGCCCAGGTTCGAGATGTCGTGCCACCAGCACGGATTGCTTTGAGTGAGCAGCGATCTTCAGGGCCAGAGGCTTTGGCGAGATGAGTTTCTTCAGCCCCCCCATGGGTTCCGGAGACGCACCGACAATAATCATATGGGCCTCACACCGGTCCGCCTCGTCGATGACCACCGAAGTCACATCCGTTGCCGTGCGCAGACGCAGAGAGATGGATCCGCCGCAGGGATTTTCATATTCGCGGATATATTCCCCGACCGGATCACCGGATATTTGCAGATGCTTCCAATCCCGATTGGTTTCCGGCGTTATTTCACCAAGCTCCACAAGTATATCGCGCGCTTTTTTAAGGTGCATCATGCCGGGCAGCTCAAGGCCCCAGTCAAGGACATTCTCGCGGGCAACACGCACGTCCATGCCACCGGAGGTCAGCCCCCGATCTTCGGGACGAACGTACAACAGACCGATATCGGCACAGTTCTTATGACTGAGACGGGCGGCATAGCGAAGACCGGCGTAGGCCTCGGGTCCACCGCCGATGCAAATGAGTATGCGTAATCTTTCGTCGTCCTGTTTCATGGGGCGACTCCTTAAAAGCCCACAAGGGGCCAGTAGAATTTTGATGCAAGCAACAAAATGATAAACGACATCAGGGCCATACGCCAGCCGACTTTCATGAAGTCGGTTGAACGCAAGTAGCCGGAAGAATACACGATGGTCGAGGCCGGAGTGCCGATAACCGTGAAATAGGCGAACGCACTGGAAATGGCAGTGACCATCCCCACGGCCAGCGGGTTGGTTTCCGTGCCCACGGCAATGGAAAGCACAATGGGACCGAGTACGGCCACGGCCGCACCGTTGCTCATGGTATTGGTGATGAATGTGGTCAGTATCATGACGCCTGCAAGGAGACCGGTCCCCTGATCAATGCCAAAGGGCGACATGGTGTCCATGAACAAACCGGCCACCCATGCGGCAGCGCCGGTATCGCGCATCTGCACTCCCAGAGAGATGGCGGCAGCGTAGAGCAGCACCACACCCCAGTTCACGCCGGAGTTGATGTCCTGCCATCGCACCAGACCGGTCACCATGAACAGGACCGCGCCGAGGATGGCGATGGTGCCCATGCCCACATTGGAAGAAAACCCGACCCACCCTATGAGGATAACGACAAACAGCGTGATGGCCACATAGTGCTGGCCGGTCAGCGCGCCTTCGTTACCCACCTGTTCCTTGAGCTTCCGGACTGCCGGACCGAGATCCTTGATATCCGTCTTGAAAGTCCACCGCAGGATGACATGCATCAGCGGCAACTGGATGAGGAAAATGGGGTATGCATAGATCATCCAATCAAGATAACTGACCGTATAGTCATAGGTTGCCGGATCATCCGCGGCGTAGAAAAAGTCGCGCAGATAGTCGATCATGATGGCATTCCTCGCCCCACCTGAAGGCGTACCTATACCAGCCATGGCGCAGGCATACGAGATGGAAAACAGGAAGAGGACGGCCAACGCGCGCCGCTGGTCAGAATCGTCCGTGGCCAACTGCAACAGGGAGAGTGCCACAGGCAGCATCATGGCCGCCACCGTATGCTCACCGATGAACGAAGCAAGGATGCCGGAGAAAATCGAAATACCGAACGCAATACTGTATGTGTTCGATCCTGTAACCTTGATAATGAGCAACGCCAGTCGCTTGTCCAGCTTCTGCTTGACCAGGGCCACGGCCAGCATGAGCGACCCCATGATAAAGAGCACCGAATCCTTCATAAGGGACTTGGCCACCAGTGAGGAATCCAGACCGAGCAGGAAGACCTGGCCCAGAACAATAAGCAGGGCCACGGCCGGGAGGGGAATCGGTTCCGTGATAAAGAGAATGGTGGCACCGACAGTCATGACCAGCACGCGCCATCCCTCGGGCGTCACCCCCTGGGGGGCCGGAGAGAGGAGCATGGCGGCCTGAATGATCAAGGTGATGAAAAACCACCGTTTTTCACGAAGATAGCTTATCATGATGGGCGCACTATACCCTTTCTAGCCAAGAGTTACTAGATGAAAGGCCATTCATTCGTTTCAGGTGAACACGACTTTTCAAGGCAGATTGGATGGGGTATGCTGCTTGAGCAACGAACATTCGTTGAATTCAGCACGAACCCAAGGAGTCTCCCTTGAAACGCACCCTATCCGCTCTCTGTAAAAACGAACCCGGCGTCCTGGCCAAGATGGCGCTGGAATGCGAAAAATACGACGCCAATATCCTGTCGTTGGCTGCCGGAGAGACTGAAAATCCCAAGGTCTCGCGTATTGTCCTCTGTGTGGACGGCAATGACGAAGCCATCGACGAGGTGGAACGGTATCTCGACTCCCTGGATGTGGTCATCCAGATTGACGATCTCTCCCGCAAAGATTTCGTGGATCGTG containing:
- a CDS encoding universal stress protein, with amino-acid sequence MKQDDERLRILICIGGGPEAYAGLRYAARLSHKNCADIGLLYVRPEDRGLTSGGMDVRVARENVLDWGLELPGMMHLKKARDILVELGEITPETNRDWKHLQISGDPVGEYIREYENPCGGSISLRLRTATDVTSVVIDEADRCEAHMIIVGASPEPMGGLKKLISPKPLALKIAAHSKQSVLVARHLEPGRGHLVCVDGSERSTTMLHKAIHYAHACGCDVSILSVAEDASQVQSAQQAADFAVAQFKADGITPVESFVETGDPVESIITVGYDYSLIVMAESEKPWFAKGFSVVHEVVEKARNSVMIVK
- a CDS encoding SLC13 family permease gives rise to the protein MISYLREKRWFFITLIIQAAMLLSPAPQGVTPEGWRVLVMTVGATILFITEPIPLPAVALLIVLGQVFLLGLDSSLVAKSLMKDSVLFIMGSLMLAVALVKQKLDKRLALLIIKVTGSNTYSIAFGISIFSGILASFIGEHTVAAMMLPVALSLLQLATDDSDQRRALAVLFLFSISYACAMAGIGTPSGGARNAIMIDYLRDFFYAADDPATYDYTVSYLDWMIYAYPIFLIQLPLMHVILRWTFKTDIKDLGPAVRKLKEQVGNEGALTGQHYVAITLFVVILIGWVGFSSNVGMGTIAILGAVLFMVTGLVRWQDINSGVNWGVVLLYAAAISLGVQMRDTGAAAWVAGLFMDTMSPFGIDQGTGLLAGVMILTTFITNTMSNGAAVAVLGPIVLSIAVGTETNPLAVGMVTAISSAFAYFTVIGTPASTIVYSSGYLRSTDFMKVGWRMALMSFIILLLASKFYWPLVGF
- the ilvN gene encoding acetolactate synthase small subunit → MKRTLSALCKNEPGVLAKMALECEKYDANILSLAAGETENPKVSRIVLCVDGNDEAIDEVERYLDSLDVVIQIDDLSRKDFVDRELVMIKVGMDREQTGQLMQIFEVFRANVVGMGQKTITVELSGDQERVDGLIKMLIPYGIKSMCRSGMIALKRGDE